In Phragmites australis chromosome 18, lpPhrAust1.1, whole genome shotgun sequence, the genomic window AAGCTATGGCTCCAACCATTCAAAGCTCGCAAGGATTCTCACTGAAACGTGTTGCTCATTATAAATAGAGACACACAGGGAATTGCATAGCAAGAGAGGAATGTCCGAGCACCAACATGAATTccaaaagtcaaaaaaaatgttGTCCAATTTTATTTTCTGTTTTCTATTATTGGCTAGCTGTTTTTTCATAGGTTTTATCTCTAACCTACCTAACTTGCTTAGGGCAAAgactttattattattattgttgcaTTATTGGCTAGCTGTTTTTCCATTCGATCTGCCTATAATATGAGAACTTGATTCCTTCCTTTCCGCTGGCAATACTAAACAGCATTCGATCGGCAATATTAATGCCAACTGGCAAGCAAAATTCAGTTGCTAAAAGTAACGGAGCAATAAGAGACGAATTCGAGGAATGGAGGTCTTGCAATATTTTGCTTATGTGCAATtattttccgctgtactccccAGTTGGTTGTTATGCTGGCTAACTAGGCCGTGACTAGTGAGCCACCACGAGGCTCGCTACTGTTTGTATGACGTGTTGGTACGGTATGATTTGACTGTGACAGGTTGGCACAGGCCCGCATGCCAGCGGCCTGGCTAGGCACGTCGTGGCATAAATCTCTAAACTCAATCTGAGCTGAAGCCTCTCGCCTCCGTCACGCTCCACTCCACGATGGCCAAGCAGCAGGTGCCCGCCTAGCGCTTGTCGACGCCGCCACTGGCATTGCCATCTTCAGCCCTCCTTCCTCGCCACCGTCTGCTCCCTCGCCAGGGCCTCTGGTCCAAACTTGGCATGCGCCCCAGGGACGTCGAACTTGTCATCGTGCCATCCTAGCTTGATGTCCCCGTGCTTGACTTCGCGCTCATGTCCATCGGCGCCGTCATCTCGCCTGCTAATCTGGAATCCACTGCCAAGGAGTACGCGCACCAGGTCACGCTCTCCAGGCTGGCCGTCGCGTTCGTGGTCCCCGAGGTGGCCACCAAGCTGCCTCGACATCTGAGGTGCGTGGTCATCAGATCGGATGAGTATAAAAGGTGGCGGTCACACATTACAACCACATCGCCCCGATTCGCGTGCGCAAAGAAAATCGATGTGGGGCAACGTGGCTAGCTCTGGGTCCGAGGACCCGTCCTTGTCACCGTGCCCGTCGTGTCGCTGGGCCAACTGTGCTACCCGTCGTGTCGCTAGGCCGGCCCAACGTGGCAAGATTGGTCCTGGGTCGTATCATGGGCCATACCTCCTGCACATGGGCCGACACGGGTCTGACAGCTCGTGCCTAGCTAGCCCAATGCCAGGCTGGCCCGTCAGGCCTATTTGGGTCAGCCTAGTTGGTTGtgaatttgttttctttttgcaacTCGCAAGTACTCTCTTCGTTCAAAATGTAAGACGGATTTTGTTTCGAAAAAGTCAAATTTCATAAGTTTTGACTCATAATTAgtaaaattatatgcatgtttttttacaaattttatttCAATAGATATGTATTTCAAAGtaattttaatataataataattttatagcaactgataatatattataagagaaattaatagttaaaaattatttttgatgatttttataacaaaatatgtcttgcatttctaaaCGGAGAACTATGCAGCTTTCAGTAATATAATTAATACCAAATGGAAAAGGAAGAGTCAGTAGCTGACCTGGAACAACCAAGACATTTTCGTATATTTATTgaatcattttaaaaaaaagatagggACACCACATCTTGAGAAACACCACTTGCGTTAACAGGACAGATGCACAGGCATGCAGGGCACCAGTGCAAAATTATTCTCACACCACAACTACGACTCACTCAACATCTGTGCACATGTCGTCGGTCCCTCCGAAAAGCGCTTTGAGCTTCCTGACCTCCAACTTGTCCAGGACGGTGACCTTGCTCACGACCTCCGACGGCAGGTTGTTGGCGAAGAGCGCGAAGTCCAGGATCTGCAGGCCGGGGTTGGGGCTGCTGTACGACGAGAGAGCCACCGCCGTGGCGTTGCCGACGTTGTACTGGAAGTGCGGCTGGCCCTGCGGGAGCACCATAAGGTCGCCCTTGTACAGCGTCTTGGTGAAGACCTTGTTCGACGTGGCGCTGATGAAGCCGCAGACCATGGTGCCGTCGAGGACGAAGAGGAGCTCGGTGGCGACTGGGTGCCAGTGCAGCGGCACGACGCCGCCCGGGGCCATGTCGGCGCGCGCGGCAGAGATGCCAAGCCCGTTCACGCCGGGGAACCTGGTGACGAACGCCGACGACAGGCTGACCTTGAAGGGGGCGATGCTCGGGCCGGTGGTAGCCAGGCCGCGGTAGTAGAAGTCATCGGCGGTGACGGCGGTCTGGGGCTTGCACGGGTAGCCGCCCGGCGTGTCGCTGCTGGCCAGGTCGGCGACACAGAAGTCCTGGGTCAGGGCGCGGGAGGAGAAGGGCAGCAGGGAGAGCAAGGGTACGAGGAGGAGAATGGCGTTGACCATGGTGTACATGTGTTTGAATTGGATGTGAGTGATTCAATTCTTGAGGTGTTTATAGAGCAAAAAGGGGTGTGTTACAGAAGTGCAAGTGGATGaatatccaaatccaaatcagaGCTGTCCAAATCAGGTTGATCCTTTAAAGAAAAAAGCACGATAGAAAGCACCCTCACACTATGTACTAAAAAACACTATTATGACGCGACAAACAAGGAAATGTGGCAAATGATTTAAGGCTTTTTTTTATGCTTCTGATTTCTCCGAAAAACtgtgtttttatttttctgaaaagttaattttggattttaattgttggattttacaataattttttttctcagcacactacttcACAGAAAAACTACTTTCAGCtaacttctcagcttctagttcatttcctcaGAAGTAGGCTTCTAACTTCTTCAGAAGTCACTTTTCAGCaaatctgtttgtttgagcattttgatacaagcagaagccagaaacaacctgaaacaaacaaaacaaacaaacccttagGCAATGATGCATATTCGTGCTTCAAATTTTATTGTTCAATGATCTACCGGCCAATCTTTGGTAGGGAAAATGTGGAGCACCTGTCACAGGATGGTCATCATTTACCAATGTTGAATTAGATAATTTTCCTAGGATACCTACAGAGTGCATACAATATATAGTTTATGTACAAGTAGGGAGGTAGGGGATGTATTGTTGGAATTGATTTCGGGCCCATTCTCTCTCTAATGTATTCTAACTGACGACCGGGAGATGTGGGGAGCCTATTTTCACAATCACGCTCTGATCGGGAGCACAACCACCGATGGTTGCGGTCCAACCTTGTGCAGCGCTATGTAAACCCATGGGGGAGTCTGGCACTAGCGAGAGGATTTTTCCAGTCCACGCTTGGTTTGCACCTCCCCATAAAAACACATCTATCCGATCCTTATGTGTGCTGTGAATGAGGTGAAGACCGTCGTTGCCGCCACAACGTTTACACCGACCTACTTCCACACCGATTTCCTCCTCACGCCGGAGGCATCGACGACTCGGTGTCCACAACATCATGATCAAGCCGGTGACCTTCTATACCAATGTGCATACCGACACCGACTACATCTCCTCACCGATAACCAAGATGGTGTCACCCAACATAGGTGCACGCTCTTGCTTCCGCTGTCAAGGTGTTCAAGTATAAGGGCTATGATCTTAGATGAATTCTTAGTCCATCAATGGCATTAGAGCCTAATAGTCCTAGATTGAACCCTATTAGACTTAATTAAGGTTCAATTATGATCGGTTAACGCCAATTAGTGGTCAATTAGCCTTAATCATGATCGGTTTAAGCATATATATGAACAATTATGTGTTTTAAGTCTAAATTAGGCTCGACTCACGTTAATTAGGCCATAATTGCTTCTAGTTAAGGATTATTGATGTGCATTAGGCCCAAATTAATTAAGTTTTAGCACTGTTGTTGTCAATTAAGCATGATTAGGTCCTGATTGCTTTGGATTAATGAAATTGTGACTTTCTTTAAGCACACATGTTCATGATTTATGTATATTAGGCTCGacttagggtttttttttaatcttgatTTAAACGCTATTTATGCATGTATGTGTGTTTGTATGGCTCGAATAGAGGTCTAGGTCTCACATAAGCatagagaaggaggggaattaTGCAAATTTTGAGAAAACCTAAGAATTTCCCCTTTTCGTGTAACCCTAATCCCCATTTCCCCAAATTTATGGAACCCTAAACCCAAAAATCCCCAATTCAGAAAGCCCTAACCCAAGCCTTCATTCAAtttagtgggggggggggggtgcatgATGTTCACGTACCTATTGTGCACTGTTGACACCGCCGGAGCTACCGTGTTGATCCTATACGGTGGGATACACCCTTCCTTTTTGGTTTGTCGTCGCGCGTGGACCCCCTCAGCTcttctgtgcttttggtttatTAGGTCTATGTGTGTCGGTGTATTAAGTAAAGGGATATCCTAGTTAAACGGACTTTTTAGGGGACCTAGCAACTAGAGAAGCATACTACACAAGGTCTGGTCGATCATACGACCAGGGTGTGACCATAGCGACCAGTCTAACACCCGCATGACTGGTCTCCCTACACCATCGCATATACCCGCGACCAGCTTCACTGGTCGCAGGGCCAGATTTGACGCAACTTGTCCAGAGCACTTTATTTGATAAACCACTCAAGTTTTTCTTTCCCAGGCGCCTGCATTagtggacgaagtcatggacggtGCAGTTGGGCATtatcccgtcccgtagcattaaaatGCTACGGGATAAAACTTTGCTAACCGGCACGGTGGCGCACGACGGATGGGACGTTGTTGGcagcccgaccaggcaagtggacggggtcaGCGAAGAAAGGCATTGTCTTTGCTGGCTGACACAGTGGCACACGACGGATGGGACACCATCAGCAGtccgaccaggcaagtggatggagtcGGCGCAAAAGGACCTtatcccgtcccgtagcattaattgttGCGGGGTGGAATTTTGCAGGCCAGCATGGTGGCGCACGACACAAGTTGCATGGGACCCTCAGAGAAAGTGGGCATGCGTGGTTCTCTGTAATGATGGTTCGGGTTatatattaggatgagcagaggtCTTCTGTTTGGATCCACATGTAGGTTCTCCTCGTCCCTGCTACATATAAggggcgaggaggaggatgcaGAGGCCCCCAAAAAAGACATCATCTGTAATTCAACTGAGATCCTTTATAACACACACAGGACGTTGTGCTATTATCCTCTAGAAGGcacgaacctgtataactccttgtGCCCCCTAGTTCTTCGAACACACACATCTGATTCCTGAAACACCGTCCACATGGCCACTGTCTAGCATACCgcagaatcattgtcagggatttacccccGATAATGTGTTTCCTCGCATGCTCGTCGACGCCTTCACCGGAGCACCTTATTTTCTACCGTGCGTGTCGGGCGCCGTCACAGAACCATTGATGGCACCGTGCGCTAGCCTTTCCGCACGCGTGTGCCGGTGGGTAACTCCTAGGAAACTTCATGCTCCTCTCTCAAACCCGCAACCGCCATTCCTCTCTCGGCCACACGGTTTTCTCGGAGAAGATAGAGAGGAGTGGCTAGGGTTGGGGCAATAGGGTGCCTTGATCTGGCAAAATGTGCGTGGAGCCATCGAATTAGAATCAATGGCCATGGATGCACCGCAACGTTAGCGTGATGATCAGGCCGGTAAACGTGTCAATGGGCCAGGGCACATGAAGACTCCTAGGCCAGGGCACACACGTGCAAGGCGCTGGGCTGAGCCACTGTAGGCTTGGCCAAAGGGGCCCTTTTGGGCCTTCTTTTTCTGCCTTGgctttttcctttattttttattttcagttaTTTTTAAGGTTTTCTACTTTATGCACTAGATTAATTGATCATTATGGAcgtaaataaataattttttaatgtccCAAAATTTAAGGTTACTTCTCTGAAGTAATTTTTCCAgtgatttataattttttccttTGTATTAGAATTTTTATTATAGTGGCCCAAATAAATAATGTTTAATGTacaaaattcatgaatatttctCTAAAGCAAATTTTTTCAGTGAacttaatgtttttctttttatgcaCTGGTTTAATTGATTAATGTGGCTCAAATAATGACATTTTATGCACCAAAATTTTACGAATATTTTTCTGTGGATAGATTGGAACCAACGGGAaaatttatttagagaattttgatgTCTTTTTGGCCATGGTTGCATACTGACCAATGCCATTTGTGATCACATGTTGAATCTTACGATTAATTTTATGTAGGTCCGTAATTACGTAGGTCTGTAATTACTTTGTGAGTAATGTTGATTGTAATTATGTGACATTTATGTATTTGTTAAATTCTTTCCTATTTTCTGCCCAACAGTGGTATGGATTGGAATCGAGTTTTGCATGTTTTTAACCAGACCAACACAGGGTTAATTTTGTGCAAATATTATTTCATGATGATTATCAAATCTTGCTAAATCTTTTCCTTAGCTCTTAATACTTCCTCTGTTGCCAACACAATTGACGACATAGATCAACTTACGGGGAAAAACTTTCCCGCTTGGAAAGCTAAAGTGACGGTTTCTCTTTGCGTTTTGGAGCTTGACTATGCACTTGAGGTTGGTGCTCCCACTTCTCCTGTTGTTGGCGTGGAGAATTATGAATAACTTAAGAAAAATTATGATGCACTTTTTGTGAAGTTGGAGCGGTCCAACAGCATGTCACTGACGATAATGAGGAACTCGATCTCAGATGTcataaggggagcaatccctAACTTAGAGAAAGCTAAGACGTACTTGGCATCCATGGAGGAGCAATTAAAAGGCATCTCCAAGGTTTATGCGAGTACACTTATTTTGAAACTCTTCAACACTATAAGTATAATGGGTCCAGCAGTTTAAGAGaccacatcatgatgatgacagacatgACTGCCAAGCTAAAGGGCATGGCCATGAAAATATATGATGGTTTTCTTATCCACTTCATTATGAACTCTCTCCCTCTTGAGTTTTCTCCCTTTAAGATCAACTACAATACTCAGAAGGAGTATTGGACCATGGGCGACTTGATCGTgatgtgtgtccaagaggaagagaggctgagggctgaaaataaagattttgttaATCAAGTAAGTAGTCcaagaacaaaaggaaattCCAAACGGATTATAAGACTAAAAAGAAGTTACATTTCGTCGCTAAGCGTGACAAGGTAGCGCAGAGGGCGCCCTAGGCACCCGCTCGTTTTGCTGCTGACATAGAAGAAACTGAGGATGATACTACCACTCCTGCAATAAGAAATGACATTATCAGAGAGACTATGCTGGTTTCTTGAAGTTGCTGGCAAGAAAGGGTAATGATGTAATAACATTTATTTATGAATCTCCTAATATTAATTTCCTCCTTATTTCATGGTGAATTGACTCAAGTACCATTATGCACGTTGCCAACTCATTATATGCATTCCATATCGTGAGAAACCTAAGAATGGGGGAGCAAAGTCTTAGAGTCTCCACCAGAAGAAAGCTGAAGTTAAAGCCACCAGATCACTTCTATTAGTATTAGATAGCAGCTTCATTCTTATCCTTAATAATGTTTTCATGTTCCTTCCATCAAGAGGAACCTTATTTTTGGTTTCTTCATTGGACGATTATGGTTATTAATGTAATTTCAGAGACAATAAGTGTATCattaaattcatttttttaaaaatcttgcTTCCTATGAATGAATTCTTGATATATCTGAATGTTTGTAATGTGAATAATAGACTTATACAAAACTGTGGCATTGTAGTTCTGGCTATGTTTCAATGGGGAAAATAGAATGTCTCATTAAAGAAGTGATTCTCCAGCTTTTAGACTTCTCTAACTCTAACCATTGCATAGTTTAAGGGGAGCTGTTGAGGTTTCTGAAATTCCTAATATAGCACATAACGATGAGACTTAGCAGTCCCAATTTGTATAAAGAACATTCGCGCGAATGGCTTAATGATGAATGAAACTTAGTAGAAATTCATGACGGAGCtagtaggctgtaaatgggtctacaaaacaaagAGTGACTCTAAGGGAAACATCGAAAAAGGTTTAAAGCTAGGCTCAAAGAGAAAAGATTGACCATAATGAAGTAAAATCATAAGTAAATTGACAACTGCTTTTATGTAAAGTTTAGAAGgagaaaattcaccatcttagtcaTAAGAAGGATCTCAATGAAGCTTCTTACATCATTTTTAATGATATTCACCGAGATAGGTCcaaaggcatacattgacagagtactaaagaaatacaatatgcataagtgcagTGCCTTTTCTGCTCTTATTGTTAAGGGTAATAACTTTGGCATATTTTAATATGCAATGTTCGAGGAACCATTATGAATCTGATCAGATGAAGTTGGTTCCTTACACTTTAGCTGTTAGAAGCATTATGTACGCGCCTTGATTTAGTTTTCATAACCGAGATACTTGGTAGACATCAGTCAAATCCAGGACTGGACTACTGGAAACCATTGAGAAAGTCCTTTGCTATTCGCAAGCGCAAGACACTAAGTACTACATGCCTATGTTTAAGAATTCGTTTGCATGGggtgtggatactaagaaaaaACCACAACATATTAATCCTCACCCTCACCAGAGGAGCTATCTCATGGAAAAGCTTCAAATAGACACTTATAACATTGTCAACGATGTAAACTGAGTTTGTAGGATGATATGAGGCTACCGAGCAGACTATATGGTACCCAACAAGTTACAACATgaaattgtaaaacaaaacagctTAAAACATAGGAGTAATATGATCAACAAGTACACTTGTCTTTCACCCAAAGGCTATTCAGTATTGTTGAAACCTTGGTATTGAAGTCCCTTGAATAGATCCGAAGCGTTATCAACTAATAAGAATtatatcgacaaacaaaagtaacatcgaataaacaccagaTAAAccccaaattaaaaaaaaaggaatagaaCGATGGACTAGAATTTTGGTTGAGCTAGGCAAGGAGAATGGAATTGACTGGACTTCTTACGAGGAAAGATAAAGCGATAGGATCTAgggtttcacatgaaatgatagaaaagattgactGAAGCACTAACATGTGTGAcctacaaatttaatatattattttaatatcacaaACTCATGTTTGtggtacaatgacatgtagatttAGCCAGGACTTATATGTCATTGTGTcgaccataaatttactaatcaaaataatatcttcatatTGTAGGGGTCTAGATGTTAACAAGGGATAACTACTATGGAGATGTGAGGATTGCTATCTAAAACAGGCATgtttggatagatcatgtttttagaaaaaattgaaCACAAAAATCGCCCAAATTGGATCTAAAACGAAGAAGATATGAGAGATTGAAGTTTAAGGGACTTAATTGCAAAAGATGTATTTACTGGAATTACATTTGTATTGGAAATTGAGAATTATGATGTCAGCATAAGGATTTATGACATCATTAGAGAAGgaaatagaagaaaaagaaaagacttGCTGACTGGACACGATGACCGGGTAGATTGGCTGATGTGGCTTGACATGTGGTAGCCACGTAGTGGTGCTAACATGGTGACTAATGTGGCAAGGTGACAGGGTGGACACATCAGAAAATACACTGACGTGGTGACTGATGTGGTAGGATGACATGGCTTAGATGCTGACTGGGTTCAAGTTGGACACATGACGGCCTCTGATTGGTTGATGAAGGGGTAAGGATCATTTTAATCTAGGCTGTTGCCTTTAGATCTAACGGTCAGGGTGGATGAGGAGGCAATCGACGCTAGCGGCAGAGAAGAGACGGTGGAGCCAGGCTCGGGCACGGCAGCGATGTCTTTGGAGGATGGCTGGAACCTCATCACTGGCTTCGGGGCGTCAACTGTGAGCgtggaggagcaagaggagAGCGAGGAAGATCCGTTTGGTGGCTTACTCAGGTGGCTCAGCACGGGAAGGAGGTCGGCAACGGAGGAAGTGACGGAGGCGTATGGGAGCACATCAGGGAGGTGGTTTTGGTGGCTGGGAGGCGAGGGCAATGACGGGAGAAGCTTGAATGGGCGACGACGAAGCTTGTGGGTGTCTCAGACGGGGCAATGCGGCTCGGAGATGGTGTATCGGTGAGCTAGGCCGAGGCGCTCCAATGGCGACCTCGgaatgtataagaagaggaagaggtcggatacagtggacgtggatgcattgacacaggacATCACCTGAAAAGTTTATGCAAATATCATGCAAATGCTTGCAGCAATGAGAATAGAGATTTACATCCCAGAGGAAGCTAGCCCAGGAAATGCACAGAAAAGTAGCTGCACCTCCAAGGAGGTTGATCAACCAATAGCCGTCGTGACTGAGCCAGATACGATTGGCCTACTGGAAGGACCCatgccctgcagccttgtaatcaggacTGGTGGGTATCATATCGAGGTTGCAATGGGCCAAGTGCTTCTAAATGTCCATATCTTACAATCTCGATACGTGCTGGCGATGTCATGGTTATGGTGGACAtagtacatagcaatgccacccatcacgtgttggagctccgtcctaatgatgaagtcacaactctgggtgaagctctttgccaaaggatccagtggaagaggggcggcatcgtggtctccagtgcatctcaGTCTGGAAGAGGGGCGAAGAAGTCCATGGATATTGGAGCAACGTGGACTAGAGCCCacatgggaagcccttgatgacgatagatgacctaacaagggtgggacaagcatgtgtcgacctgcataattactgcATACAGACTTCTAGAGACACCAAGGCTCAAttcatagtcgtacagtacaaactaTGTCACTTCTTAACTAAAGACGActacttccttgtgggtttcaatgacttatatgaccttcTCAACCATAATACCACGGATATTTAGTTATTACGTaccttcacattgtaagtcccttgaaactggacattcattaattaataccactaagtcttgaatctaactatattcttatctgtagacacttgatcaaagaaacaaagaagaagaagtagcCCATcagatttcttgaccctgaggccatttcAGTCTCGATCATCGAAGCACATGGTGACTATTTGTTGGGCTCTCACAACACCGGTGGCTATTGGATCTTActagtcatttgcctcaagtagAACTTGGTGTGGTCGATCCATCAAGACCAGTAcgaccaaaaggcaaacctggagagcatgattacaacgctgtaaaaggactcctcgacGCGTAAGTTCTGTCTGACTTAGTttatatatttaacttttctaacattcaaatgttccctaatTGATCCTTCTTTATGCAGGACTTTTCATAAGTTCCTTCGAGCTAATCCTGACTACAACGCAAAAGACAGACGcggactgacacacaagaccgagTTCGCGGTAAATGTTACCAAACAAATTACCAAATTCTCtatattgctttttttttcttttgatctaacagtaaattttcttttccgcAATGCTaacaacaaccaccgggcaacacatatggattctatgttgcgtacTACATTCTCCTATTAACGATCTGAGCAAAGGATGTCAAATCACaagatgtaagttcaatacaagatttttcataattaatttcagtaattagtttaattttatgataacatgacattggttacatATCAAATTATGTAGGATTATTAGGCTTGTTTTTTTGACGATGCTGCACTCTTGGGAATTCAACAACGGATCGCCGAGTTCATGATgtttgaagtcatcaacccacgTGGCaagttgcactatagaaaccctatgttgtgaggtcttatgtaatatgaattgattagaactttgtaaccactgcgattctgtgatgaattgattagaactttataacctttgcgattatgtgatgaagtgagttgttatataagtgtgtttgttgatatgaatttggattcactgctgttgtttgcagggagaagatagTTGCCAACTCCTGGCTATGCGCTAGGATGCAGTCAGGAAACATGACAAACCTGTAGGGTAACCTACACATAAGTAACTGATAAAAAATATTACCGTTACTTATGTAttcacataagtgatgggtaaccgtGTGACCCGTAACTTATGTAttcacataagtgacaggtaacctcTTCAACTATCACTTATGTGttcacataagtgacgggtcacaaggttacctgtcacttatgtctttctcctAGTACACAGTTGACACACGTCAATGATAAGTTACAGTTATGACACGTCACCTATGATCTTATAGTCACAGGTCGTAACCCGTAACTAATGATAATTCATGAGTGATGCGTTTTGGGTAATAGGTGcgggacccgtcacccatgaaGTTTACCACCCGTCACCGATGTTCTTTATTCACGTAATGTAACTTTTTTTGTCAATTTCAGACCTCAAGTTTTCtttgaagtaaaaaaaataccCCTATGGTCTGACATGATTTTTGCATGTTTTCTAGGTTTATAGTTTCTTGGGACCATTTAGtctaatatataattatatatatgcatgcacttCTTACTCGTACACTTGGTTGGATTCATTCTCTTCAAGCATGCAAAAAATGtgtgatattttttattaaaaggTACAGGAGACATTTGAAGCCATGCTAGAAACATTGGGGGTATTTGGCAACAAAGAAAACTTGCGGATGTGAGAATGACAAAAGAATAGTTGTAAAGGGGTCTATgacaaaccaacaaaattgcatgtgggtttttttttggcaattttCCCTAGGAAAAATAGACAAGAAAGGTAGTGCAAGGCATATGGTGTTAGAGGCTATAGCTAGATGTTGATGTGCTAGAGACAACCTTAATAGTAGAGACTATCTATTGGAAAGACCATCTTCTGCACTATCTCTAGATGATGTTGATGTTTTAGCCACAACCTTAATCAATAACCCATCATAGATGCCCTCAAATATGTAACTGAGCGAGTGAGCGTCGTAGTTAGTAAAGAGCACGTGTTTCTTACCAAGTTCCTTCCGAG contains:
- the LOC133899061 gene encoding germin-like protein 8-14, which codes for MYTMVNAILLLVPLLSLLPFSSRALTQDFCVADLASSDTPGGYPCKPQTAVTADDFYYRGLATTGPSIAPFKVSLSSAFVTRFPGVNGLGISAARADMAPGGVVPLHWHPVATELLFVLDGTMVCGFISATSNKVFTKTLYKGDLMVLPQGQPHFQYNVGNATAVALSSYSSPNPGLQILDFALFANNLPSEVVSKVTVLDKLEVRKLKALFGGTDDMCTDVE